A segment of the Vagococcus hydrophili genome:
CTTAATGTTACAAAATCAAGATGCTTATTTGAAAGCTGCAGGTGGCGTGAAATTAGATGAGCCGGCCATTGATTTAGCGATTGCGGTTAGTATTGCTTCAAGTTACAAAGATAAAGGAACTTCACCTTATGAATGCTTTATTGGTGAGATTGGTTTGACAGGTGAAGTCAGACGAGTGAATCGAATTGATCAGCGTGTATCAGAAGCTAAAAAACTTGGCTTTAAAAAAATATATGTTCCTAAGAATAATTTGCAAGGTTGGAAAGCACCAAAAGGAATCGAAATTATTGGTGTATCCACTGTTTCAGAAACGTTAAGGCAAGTGTTCAAGTAGGAAAGGAGGAAAAGAAAGATGCAAAAAAAGATATTTTATGTAGTTATGGCAGTTATTGGCTTTAGTCTAGGAATGACCATTGTCCCTTCTGTCTGGGCATTATTTGATTTAGATTTTAATCAATGGTTAAACAACGGTGTAACGAATGGATTGATTGGTGCAATTATTTTTATTATTATTTCTACGTTTACCTTTCGTTATGTGGGTCGTGCCCTTAAAAAAGCTGAAAAATTTATTAGTGAACAAAGCTTACAAGATTTAGTCTTTGGAAGCTTAGGGGTGATTATTGGGTTATTATTAGGGGCCTTAGTTTCAATTCCCTTGTACTCATTAAAAATTGCTTTTCTTCATATTTTACTTCCAACTTTAATCATGTTAACACTTGGTTATTTTGGGTTTAGAGTAGGAACGACTAAAACAGATGAGTGGCGTAAGTTATTTGCGCCAAAACCTAAAAAAGGTACCGAGGATATTTTAGAGCGTAAAGTGACAGATAATTTTAACAAATACAAAATTTTAGATACCAGCGTTATTATTGATGGCAGAATTTATGATGTCGCAAAAACTGGTTTCATCGAAGGAACCTTACTTATTCCAAACTTTGTCTTGTATGAATTACAGTATATTGCTGACTCAGGCGATAGTTTAAAACGTGTTCGTGGTCGTCGTGGGTTAGATATTTTAAATGCGCTTCAAAAAGAAGATGGTATTTCTGTAGAGATGTATGAAGGTGATTTTGATGATGTCCAAGAAGTGGATAGCAAGTTAATTAAACTAGCCAAATTATTAGATGGTATCGTGGTAACCAACGACTATAACTTAAATAAAGTTAGTGAGTTTCAAAATGTGCCAGTCTTTAATATTAATGCCCTAGCGAATGCGATTAAGCCAGTGGTCATCCCTGGTGAGACAATGGATGTTTTAGTGATGAAAGACGGAACGGAAAGACAACAAGGTGTGGCTTATCTAGATGATGGAACCATGGTTGTTGTTGAGGACGGCAAACACTTTATGAACCAACGAATTAACGTCATTGTGACAAGTGCTCTTCAAACAGCTGCCGGTCGAATGATCTTTGCAAAGCCTTCTCATTCACAAACAACGATAAATAATGAAACAAAAGCTAATAACTAGTGGATTGTACCTTTACTATTTAGACAAATGAGGGTAAAATTTAAGCATAACAGCTAAGAACTGAAATAGACATATGAAGGATGGTAATTTTCATGACAAAAAAAGTACGTGTAAGATACGCACCAAGCCCAACAGGACATCTACACATCGGTAATGCCAGAACAGCATTATTCAACTATTTATATGCAAGACACCACGATGGTGATTTTGTAATTCGTATCGAGGATACAGACCAAAAACGTAACATCGAAGACGGAGAAAAAAGCCAATTAGAAAACTTAGCATGGTTGAACATGGATTGGGATGAGTCACCTGAAAAACCAGGTAAATACGGACCATACCGCCAATCAGAAAGATCAGACATTTACTTACCATTAGTCGATCAATTATTAGCAAGTAATTTAGCTTATAAATGTTACTGTACAGAAGAAGAATTAGAAGCAGAACGTGAATCTCAAAAAGCACGTGGCGAAATTCCTCGTTACAACGGTAAATGTGCCAGCCTTTCAGTTGAAGAGCAAGTAGCTAAAGAAGCAGAAGGTATTACACCAGTTATTCGTTTCCGCGTTCCTAAAAATCGTTCATATAGTTTTGATGACATGGTTAAAGGACATATTACCTTTGAATCAGACAGCGTAGGTGGAGATTTCGTTATTCTAAAACGTGACGGTATGCCAACTTATAACTTCGCTGTTGCTGTGGATGATTATATGATGAAAATTACGCATGTTTTACGTGGGGATGATCACATTGCTAACACACCAAAACAATTAATGGTTTATGAAGCCTTTGGATGGGAAGCACCTGAATTTGGTCACATGACATTAATTATTAACAGCGAAACAGGTAAAAAACTAAGTAAACGTGATGAAACGATTTTACAATTTATCGAACAATACCGTGACTTAGGTTACTTACCAGAAGCAATGTTTAACTTTATCAGTTTATTAGGTTGGTCACCAGTTGGAGAAGAAGAAATCTTCTCTGAAGAAGAATTCATCAAGATGTTTGACTCAGCTCGTTTAGGTAAATCACCAGCGGCCTTTGATAACAAAAAACTTGAGTGGATTAGTAACCAATACATGAAAAAATTAGACCGTGCTGACATGGCTCAAAAAGCTTTACCATATTTAGTGGATGCTAAATTAGTTGAAGAAAATCCATCAGCAGAAAAATTAGCATGGGTAGAAGAATTAGTTTCTCTTTACCAACCACAAATGAGTTATGCAGGTGAAATTGTTGAATTATCAACACTTTTCTTCAATGATACATTAACATTAAATGATGAAGCAAA
Coding sequences within it:
- the gltX gene encoding glutamate--tRNA ligase gives rise to the protein MTKKVRVRYAPSPTGHLHIGNARTALFNYLYARHHDGDFVIRIEDTDQKRNIEDGEKSQLENLAWLNMDWDESPEKPGKYGPYRQSERSDIYLPLVDQLLASNLAYKCYCTEEELEAERESQKARGEIPRYNGKCASLSVEEQVAKEAEGITPVIRFRVPKNRSYSFDDMVKGHITFESDSVGGDFVILKRDGMPTYNFAVAVDDYMMKITHVLRGDDHIANTPKQLMVYEAFGWEAPEFGHMTLIINSETGKKLSKRDETILQFIEQYRDLGYLPEAMFNFISLLGWSPVGEEEIFSEEEFIKMFDSARLGKSPAAFDNKKLEWISNQYMKKLDRADMAQKALPYLVDAKLVEENPSAEKLAWVEELVSLYQPQMSYAGEIVELSTLFFNDTLTLNDEAKEVLAGETVSQVLEAFAKQIAELEEFDAANIKASIKAVQKETGVKGKNLFMPIRVAVSGQMHGPELAETIMLLGKEKVLDHIKQSSK
- a CDS encoding PIN/TRAM domain-containing protein, with amino-acid sequence MQKKIFYVVMAVIGFSLGMTIVPSVWALFDLDFNQWLNNGVTNGLIGAIIFIIISTFTFRYVGRALKKAEKFISEQSLQDLVFGSLGVIIGLLLGALVSIPLYSLKIAFLHILLPTLIMLTLGYFGFRVGTTKTDEWRKLFAPKPKKGTEDILERKVTDNFNKYKILDTSVIIDGRIYDVAKTGFIEGTLLIPNFVLYELQYIADSGDSLKRVRGRRGLDILNALQKEDGISVEMYEGDFDDVQEVDSKLIKLAKLLDGIVVTNDYNLNKVSEFQNVPVFNINALANAIKPVVIPGETMDVLVMKDGTERQQGVAYLDDGTMVVVEDGKHFMNQRINVIVTSALQTAAGRMIFAKPSHSQTTINNETKANN